A region from the Sphingomonas flavescens genome encodes:
- a CDS encoding response regulator: MNAQQPVGIVMIEDDEGHARLIEKNIRRAGISNDLRHFLNGTEALEYLFNSPEGPAHNGPALVLLDLNLPDMSGTDILARIKGDEKLHRVPVVVLTTTDDKVEIQRCYDLGCNVYITKPVNYESFADAIRQLGLFLSVIQVPDNAG; this comes from the coding sequence GTGAACGCTCAGCAACCCGTCGGCATCGTCATGATCGAAGATGACGAGGGCCATGCGCGCCTTATCGAGAAAAACATCCGCCGCGCGGGCATCTCGAACGACTTGCGTCACTTCCTGAATGGGACGGAAGCGCTCGAATATCTCTTCAATTCGCCCGAAGGACCGGCGCACAACGGGCCCGCCCTTGTCCTGCTGGACCTCAACCTGCCGGACATGAGCGGCACCGACATTCTCGCCAGGATCAAGGGTGACGAGAAGCTCCACCGCGTCCCCGTGGTCGTCCTGACCACCACCGACGACAAGGTCGAGATCCAACGCTGCTACGACCTTGGCTGCAATGTCTACATCACGAAGCCGGTGAACTACGAAAGCTTCGCCGACGCCATCCGCCAGCTTGGCTTGTTCCTGTCGGTGATCCAGGTTCCGGATAACGCCGGCTGA